From Dermochelys coriacea isolate rDerCor1 chromosome 23, rDerCor1.pri.v4, whole genome shotgun sequence, one genomic window encodes:
- the PIH1D1 gene encoding PIH1 domain-containing protein 1 isoform X3, with translation MASQTDKSLLSAELEEEDDEEFRQLLLQATQKIQSAMPSVRDSKPIQPQPGFCIKTHTGSQEKVFVNICQSLHIPPPLDLNRQELECLIESDSASSFRIPMSLGEPHAELDNSGNGCTAYDVVINSGFFSKVEADPFFKEFFITVALEGLADKYKMDINHLEWRILKNRKFMGSISGQTIRTKSSPVIQEMDFSSPVLPKFTILAEPAGGAPEFLLAEIHLPRVVLTVKMPIQPQLAPP, from the exons ATGGCCTCCCAGACGGACAAGTCCCTGCTGTcggcagagctggaggaggaagacgatgaggagttCAGACAGCTGCTGCTCCAG GCCACCCAGAAGATCCAGAGCGCGATGCCTTCAGTGCGTGACTCGAAACCGATCCAGCCTCAGCCTG gcTTCTGCATTAAGACCCACACGGGCTCCCAGGAGAAGGTGTTTGTGAACATCTGCCAGTCGCTGCACATCCCGCCACCCCTCGACCTCAACCGCCAGGAGCTGGAGTGTCTGATTGAGTCGGACAGCGCCTCATCCTTCCGCATCCCCATGAGCCTGGGGGAACCCCACGCCGAGCTGGACAACA GCGGGAATGGCTGCACTGCGTATGATGTGGTCATCAACTCCGGCTTCTTCAGCAAAGTTGAG GCTGACCCCTTCTTCAAAGAGTTCTTCATCACAGTAGCCCTGGAGGGGCTGGCAGACAAGTACAAGATGGACATCAATCACCTGG AGTGGCGAATCCTGAAGAACCGGAAGTTCATGGGCTCCATCTCGGGACAGACCATCCGCACCAAGTCCAGCCCTGTCATACAGGAGATGGACTTCAG TTCCCCTGTGCTCCCCAAATTCACCATCCTGGCGGAGCCGGCAGGAGGGGCCCCCGAATTCCTGCTGGCTGAGATCCACCTGCCCAGAGTG GTGCTGACGGTGAAGATGCCCATCCAGCCCCAGCTGGCGCCCCCCTGA
- the PIH1D1 gene encoding PIH1 domain-containing protein 1 isoform X1: MASQTDKSLLSAELEEEDDEEFRQLLLQATQKIQSAMPSVRDSKPIQPQPGFCIKTHTGSQEKVFVNICQSLHIPPPLDLNRQELECLIESDSASSFRIPMSLGEPHAELDNSGNGCTAYDVVINSGFFSKVEADPFFKEFFITVALEGLADKYKMDINHLEWRILKNRKFMGSISGQTIRTKSSPVIQEMDFSSPVLPKFTILAEPAGGAPEFLLAEIHLPRVSSARELSLELGQDRVVLRGGPGPYILDIYIPHDIVPERSHARFHRRTAVLTVKMPIQPQLAPP; this comes from the exons ATGGCCTCCCAGACGGACAAGTCCCTGCTGTcggcagagctggaggaggaagacgatgaggagttCAGACAGCTGCTGCTCCAG GCCACCCAGAAGATCCAGAGCGCGATGCCTTCAGTGCGTGACTCGAAACCGATCCAGCCTCAGCCTG gcTTCTGCATTAAGACCCACACGGGCTCCCAGGAGAAGGTGTTTGTGAACATCTGCCAGTCGCTGCACATCCCGCCACCCCTCGACCTCAACCGCCAGGAGCTGGAGTGTCTGATTGAGTCGGACAGCGCCTCATCCTTCCGCATCCCCATGAGCCTGGGGGAACCCCACGCCGAGCTGGACAACA GCGGGAATGGCTGCACTGCGTATGATGTGGTCATCAACTCCGGCTTCTTCAGCAAAGTTGAG GCTGACCCCTTCTTCAAAGAGTTCTTCATCACAGTAGCCCTGGAGGGGCTGGCAGACAAGTACAAGATGGACATCAATCACCTGG AGTGGCGAATCCTGAAGAACCGGAAGTTCATGGGCTCCATCTCGGGACAGACCATCCGCACCAAGTCCAGCCCTGTCATACAGGAGATGGACTTCAG TTCCCCTGTGCTCCCCAAATTCACCATCCTGGCGGAGCCGGCAGGAGGGGCCCCCGAATTCCTGCTGGCTGAGATCCACCTGCCCAGAGTG AGCTCGGCACGGGAGCTCtccctggagctggggcaggaccGGGTTGTGCTGCGGGGGGGGCCAGGCCCCTACATCCTCGACATCTACATCCCCCACGACATCGTCCCGGAGCGCAGCCACGCCCGCTTCCACCGGCGCACTGcg GTGCTGACGGTGAAGATGCCCATCCAGCCCCAGCTGGCGCCCCCCTGA
- the PIH1D1 gene encoding PIH1 domain-containing protein 1 isoform X2 codes for MASQTDKSLLSAELEEEDDEEFRQLLLQATQKIQSAMPSVRDSKPIQPQPGFCIKTHTGSQEKVFVNICQSLHIPPPLDLNRQELECLIESDSASSFRIPMSLGEPHAELDNSGNGCTAYDVVINSGFFSKVEADPFFKEFFITVALEGLADKYKMDINHLEWRILKNRKFMGSISGQTIRTKSSPVIQEMDFSSPVLPKFTILAEPAGGAPEFLLAEIHLPRVVTRHGSSPWSWGRTGLCCGGGQAPTSSTSTSPTTSSRSAATPASTGALRC; via the exons ATGGCCTCCCAGACGGACAAGTCCCTGCTGTcggcagagctggaggaggaagacgatgaggagttCAGACAGCTGCTGCTCCAG GCCACCCAGAAGATCCAGAGCGCGATGCCTTCAGTGCGTGACTCGAAACCGATCCAGCCTCAGCCTG gcTTCTGCATTAAGACCCACACGGGCTCCCAGGAGAAGGTGTTTGTGAACATCTGCCAGTCGCTGCACATCCCGCCACCCCTCGACCTCAACCGCCAGGAGCTGGAGTGTCTGATTGAGTCGGACAGCGCCTCATCCTTCCGCATCCCCATGAGCCTGGGGGAACCCCACGCCGAGCTGGACAACA GCGGGAATGGCTGCACTGCGTATGATGTGGTCATCAACTCCGGCTTCTTCAGCAAAGTTGAG GCTGACCCCTTCTTCAAAGAGTTCTTCATCACAGTAGCCCTGGAGGGGCTGGCAGACAAGTACAAGATGGACATCAATCACCTGG AGTGGCGAATCCTGAAGAACCGGAAGTTCATGGGCTCCATCTCGGGACAGACCATCCGCACCAAGTCCAGCCCTGTCATACAGGAGATGGACTTCAG TTCCCCTGTGCTCCCCAAATTCACCATCCTGGCGGAGCCGGCAGGAGGGGCCCCCGAATTCCTGCTGGCTGAGATCCACCTGCCCAGAGTGGTGA CTCGGCACGGGAGCTCtccctggagctggggcaggaccGGGTTGTGCTGCGGGGGGGGCCAGGCCCCTACATCCTCGACATCTACATCCCCCACGACATCGTCCCGGAGCGCAGCCACGCCCGCTTCCACCGGCGCACTGcg GTGCTGA